Proteins co-encoded in one Bremerella sp. TYQ1 genomic window:
- a CDS encoding GIY-YIG nuclease family protein, with protein sequence MNLEVPQRPFSIRIFVPDGDPDGLRLVEKSNWSGIGVVFNRTNYKQAVTRAEFERTGVYVLVGNSSDGALPTIYIGEGDPVGARLNSHYSKKDFWDWAVFFVTKDNSLNKAHVQRMEVRLLELAKAAKQTKLDNLNMPSPPTLSEADVADVDSFLLDMLSIFPLVGLSVFERTEPRSNSQESLLLEAKGVTAKGYEDTKGFVVREGSEAVKAETATIHQYMSNLRGDLLEQGVLNDTGDRYRFAQDHVFSSPSTAAGVILGRTANGRTEWKSKDGRTLKELQTQESASIDDED encoded by the coding sequence ATGAATCTTGAAGTTCCCCAGCGACCGTTTTCTATCCGTATCTTTGTGCCAGATGGTGATCCCGATGGGCTGCGTCTCGTCGAGAAATCCAACTGGAGCGGCATCGGCGTCGTCTTCAACCGCACCAACTACAAGCAAGCCGTGACCCGTGCCGAGTTTGAGCGAACCGGGGTCTATGTTCTTGTAGGCAATTCCAGCGACGGAGCGTTGCCCACGATCTACATCGGCGAAGGCGATCCCGTCGGTGCTCGATTGAACTCGCACTATAGCAAGAAAGATTTTTGGGACTGGGCCGTTTTCTTCGTTACCAAGGACAACAGCCTCAACAAAGCTCACGTCCAGCGAATGGAAGTTCGCCTCCTGGAACTCGCCAAGGCTGCAAAGCAAACAAAACTCGACAACCTCAACATGCCTTCCCCGCCGACCCTTTCGGAGGCGGATGTGGCCGATGTCGATAGTTTTCTGCTCGACATGCTCAGTATCTTTCCTTTGGTCGGGCTCAGCGTGTTCGAGCGAACAGAGCCGCGTTCCAATTCCCAGGAATCTCTATTGCTTGAGGCCAAAGGTGTCACGGCGAAGGGTTACGAAGATACTAAGGGCTTTGTCGTTCGGGAAGGCTCTGAGGCGGTGAAGGCCGAAACCGCCACGATTCACCAGTACATGTCAAACCTTAGGGGCGATTTGCTCGAACAGGGGGTCTTGAACGATACTGGAGACCGGTATCGGTTCGCCCAAGACCATGTTTTCAGTTCTCCCTCCACGGCGGCTGGCGTGATTCTGGGACGAACAGCCAACGGAAGAACGGAGTGGAAGAGCAAGGACGGGAGAACGCTGAAGGAGTTGCAGACCCAAGAAAGTGCGTCAATCGACGACGAGGATTAA
- a CDS encoding type I restriction-modification enzyme R subunit C-terminal domain-containing protein translates to MTPEALARTKIDQKLQASGWIVQDYSEVNISAGLGVAIREFPLSTGFADYMLYVDGKAIGVIEAKPDGHTLAGVETQSGKYLQGLPNNLPNYRLPLPFAYESTGVETQFSNYLEPDARSREVFSFHQPGELLHLVSLEQQTRGLLREMPELNSDRLWKVQIESILNLEKSLAENRPRSLIQMATGSGKTFTAVNFCYRLIKFAKAKRILFLVDRNNLGKQTLNEFQQFDSPYNAYKFTEEFTVQHLKRNTIDPASKVCITTIQRLYSMLKGEEEFQEENEESSLFETESSVIREPLPVVYNAQIPIGTFDFIVVDECHRSIYNIWRQVLDYFDAFLIGLTATPTAQTIGFFKKNLVQEYTHEKAVTDGVNVGYDVYRIETQVTKDGAELIKQPGIFVPHRDRRTKKKQYKELDDDLTYTANQLDRDVVCDDQIRLVIKTFRDKLPEIFPGRSEVPKTLIFAKTDQHAEDIVRIVREEFGKGNDFCQKITSKSTGKKPDDLLAEFRTMYNPRIAVTVDMIATGTDVKPLECLLFMRNIRSLSYFEQMKGRGCRVVDSDTLLSVTPDAKHKTHFVIVDAVGVCESEKTATKPLDRKPSVSTEKLMALVATGAADPDLVTALAARLARLAQQLEPEQTEAIEEASGGKSLDELSSDLLGSVDPDEVTTEAASKFELPGDQEATEEQYKEVEQERMRTALKPFHNPKLRDAVLNSKRSLEQVIDEQTTDSLIRAGFDQAAREKAQSLISNFRQFIEDNKSEIEALQILYSKPHRAGLRYSQVKQLAQAIQRPPYSLHSERLWSAFEAIEPEKVKGHGGKQLVDLIALVRHALDPDQLLTPIGETVQQRYQDWLTMQQSKGVTFTPDQQKWLDAIRDHIATSLEIEQDDLDDVPFNQIGGLGKAYELFGDQLTAILEELNERLAA, encoded by the coding sequence GTGACTCCAGAAGCATTAGCCCGCACCAAGATCGACCAGAAGCTGCAAGCCAGTGGCTGGATCGTTCAAGATTACTCCGAGGTCAACATCTCGGCAGGTCTGGGCGTTGCTATTCGCGAGTTCCCACTCTCCACTGGCTTTGCTGATTACATGCTCTACGTCGATGGCAAAGCGATCGGCGTTATCGAGGCCAAGCCCGATGGGCACACGCTCGCGGGCGTGGAAACCCAGTCCGGCAAGTATCTGCAAGGGCTACCGAACAATCTTCCCAATTATCGGCTTCCGCTTCCCTTTGCCTACGAATCCACCGGCGTTGAAACCCAGTTCAGCAACTACCTGGAACCAGACGCCCGCAGCCGTGAAGTCTTCAGCTTTCATCAGCCTGGAGAGCTTTTGCATCTGGTAAGCCTTGAGCAGCAGACACGCGGGCTCCTTCGCGAAATGCCGGAGCTTAACTCCGATCGTCTCTGGAAGGTCCAGATTGAATCGATCCTCAACCTGGAGAAATCCCTTGCCGAGAATCGGCCTCGTTCGCTTATTCAAATGGCGACCGGAAGCGGTAAAACTTTTACAGCGGTCAACTTCTGCTACCGGCTGATCAAATTCGCCAAGGCGAAACGCATTCTGTTCCTGGTGGATCGTAACAACTTGGGGAAGCAGACCCTCAACGAATTCCAGCAATTCGACAGCCCTTACAACGCCTACAAGTTCACCGAGGAATTCACGGTCCAGCACCTGAAGCGGAATACGATCGATCCCGCCTCGAAAGTTTGCATTACCACGATTCAGCGGCTCTATTCCATGCTCAAGGGGGAAGAAGAGTTCCAGGAAGAGAACGAAGAATCTTCCCTCTTTGAAACCGAGTCCTCCGTCATTCGCGAGCCGCTTCCCGTCGTCTACAATGCCCAGATTCCGATCGGTACGTTCGACTTCATCGTAGTCGATGAATGCCACCGATCGATCTACAACATCTGGCGACAGGTGCTCGATTACTTCGACGCGTTCCTCATCGGATTGACTGCGACCCCCACGGCTCAAACGATTGGTTTCTTCAAAAAGAACCTGGTCCAAGAGTACACCCACGAAAAGGCGGTCACGGATGGGGTCAACGTGGGGTACGACGTCTACCGGATTGAAACGCAAGTCACCAAGGACGGGGCAGAATTGATCAAGCAGCCAGGCATCTTCGTGCCGCATCGAGACCGACGCACGAAGAAAAAGCAGTACAAGGAACTCGACGACGATCTGACCTACACCGCGAACCAACTTGATCGCGACGTGGTTTGCGACGATCAGATTCGCCTGGTGATCAAGACGTTTCGCGACAAGCTGCCTGAGATCTTTCCTGGCCGTAGCGAAGTCCCCAAGACGCTCATCTTCGCGAAGACTGACCAGCACGCGGAAGATATCGTACGGATCGTCCGTGAGGAGTTCGGTAAAGGCAACGATTTCTGCCAGAAGATCACCTCCAAGAGCACCGGGAAGAAGCCCGACGATCTGCTGGCCGAGTTTCGCACCATGTATAACCCGCGAATCGCGGTAACGGTCGATATGATTGCCACCGGGACCGATGTGAAGCCGCTGGAATGCCTCCTCTTCATGCGGAACATTCGCTCCCTTTCCTACTTCGAGCAGATGAAGGGCCGTGGCTGTCGCGTGGTTGATTCCGATACGCTTCTCAGCGTTACGCCCGATGCTAAACACAAGACACACTTCGTGATTGTGGATGCCGTGGGCGTTTGCGAAAGCGAGAAGACCGCTACCAAGCCGCTCGATCGCAAGCCTTCTGTTTCCACCGAAAAGCTGATGGCACTCGTCGCTACCGGAGCTGCCGACCCTGATTTGGTGACTGCGTTGGCCGCCCGGCTTGCTCGCTTGGCCCAGCAATTGGAACCAGAGCAGACAGAGGCCATTGAAGAAGCATCTGGCGGAAAGTCGCTGGACGAACTGAGTAGCGATCTGCTTGGCAGCGTCGATCCCGACGAAGTCACGACGGAAGCTGCTTCAAAATTTGAACTTCCTGGCGACCAGGAGGCCACGGAAGAGCAGTACAAGGAAGTGGAACAAGAGCGGATGCGAACCGCTTTAAAGCCATTTCACAATCCCAAGCTACGGGACGCGGTTCTCAACTCGAAGCGATCGCTGGAACAGGTCATCGACGAGCAAACGACTGATTCCCTCATTCGGGCTGGGTTTGATCAAGCAGCTCGCGAAAAGGCTCAGTCGTTGATTTCCAACTTCCGTCAGTTCATCGAAGACAACAAGAGCGAGATCGAGGCACTTCAGATTCTCTACTCGAAACCGCACCGGGCTGGGCTCCGTTACAGCCAGGTCAAGCAACTCGCCCAGGCGATTCAGAGGCCTCCCTATTCGCTCCACTCAGAACGTCTATGGAGTGCCTTCGAGGCGATTGAACCAGAGAAGGTGAAAGGCCACGGAGGCAAACAATTAGTCGACTTGATCGCCTTGGTGCGTCATGCTCTCGATCCCGATCAGTTGCTGACGCCCATTGGGGAAACGGTTCAGCAGCGATACCAAGACTGGCTTACCATGCAGCAGTCGAAGGGGGTGACCTTTACGCCCGATCAACAGAAGTGGCTGGATGCGATCAGAGACCATATCGCCACGAGCCTGGAAATCGAGCAAGACGATTTGGATGATGTGCCGTTCAATCAGATTGGCGGCTTGGGGAAAGCCTACGAATTGTTTGGGGATCAGCTGACTGCCATTCTCGAAGAACTGAATGAGAGGTTGGCGGCATGA
- a CDS encoding restriction endonuclease subunit S, which translates to MKTGISDSGLNLTHGRFKRLEVPVAPLLEQKRIVEKIDELFSELDAGVAALERAKANLKRYRASVLKAAVNGSLTADWRAKHPKVEPASQLLERILAERRHKWEEEQLAKFEAAGKKPPKDWEKKYKEPEPPLMEELPELPDGWCWSSVDQLCDVATGTTPSRGRLDYYENGSIPWVMSTAVNDPLIVNGTEMVTERALEETSLRLYPIGTLLIALYGEGKTRGMVSELKIAATINQALGALVFHESSECIRAYLKQFLWSRYLELRRKAAGGMQPNLNLGLVRQIAVPLPPVGEQVEIVRDVEEALTQIDAAQHAVHCSEIRSARLRQSILKVAFEGNLVPQDSNDESAKELLARITNKCEAEQTKKAHKAKAKPKKRIKIPKQVFENRAAVVSYTVQRLTSSQSFGRIQLLKTMHLAQCHLGIEMGFSFERYEAGPFDAAIYPLEKVAIKEDWFTTKERKRYGVTYHPGEKIDEMCQKAVEFLGEKKPELDQLLDHIAEMNTDEAELFATAYAAWNDLLLDDRSADDDAIIEEIYAWHEKKKKFTPDVIQKRLAWMRRHKFIPVGLRPGTSKATESERRSK; encoded by the coding sequence ATGAAAACTGGAATTAGCGACAGCGGCCTGAATCTGACACACGGACGATTCAAACGGCTCGAAGTTCCGGTCGCGCCACTATTAGAGCAAAAGCGAATTGTTGAAAAGATCGACGAACTTTTCTCGGAACTCGATGCCGGGGTGGCGGCACTTGAGCGAGCCAAGGCCAACCTGAAGCGATACCGAGCCAGCGTTCTCAAGGCCGCTGTGAATGGCTCCCTCACCGCGGACTGGCGAGCCAAGCATCCCAAAGTGGAACCCGCCTCCCAACTCCTCGAACGCATCCTCGCCGAGCGTCGCCACAAGTGGGAAGAAGAGCAACTCGCCAAGTTTGAAGCGGCGGGAAAGAAGCCGCCGAAAGATTGGGAGAAGAAGTATAAGGAGCCCGAGCCGCCTTTGATGGAAGAATTGCCAGAGCTTCCAGATGGGTGGTGTTGGTCAAGCGTTGATCAGCTGTGCGATGTAGCGACAGGGACAACGCCAAGTCGAGGTCGTCTCGACTACTATGAGAACGGGTCAATCCCCTGGGTAATGAGTACGGCCGTCAATGATCCACTGATTGTCAATGGAACGGAGATGGTTACTGAACGTGCCCTTGAAGAAACCTCGTTACGACTTTATCCCATCGGCACGCTTCTCATTGCCTTGTATGGAGAGGGCAAGACTAGAGGGATGGTTTCAGAACTGAAGATTGCAGCGACTATCAATCAAGCGTTGGGAGCATTGGTATTCCACGAGTCATCCGAGTGTATCCGTGCGTATTTGAAACAGTTCCTCTGGAGTCGGTATCTTGAATTACGAAGAAAAGCCGCTGGGGGAATGCAGCCGAATCTGAACCTTGGCTTAGTCCGACAGATCGCTGTGCCGCTGCCTCCAGTTGGCGAGCAGGTCGAAATTGTTAGAGACGTGGAAGAAGCTCTAACACAAATCGACGCTGCCCAACATGCGGTCCATTGTTCGGAAATCCGTTCTGCGAGATTGCGTCAGAGCATTCTTAAGGTCGCATTCGAGGGAAATCTCGTTCCCCAAGATTCAAACGATGAATCGGCGAAAGAATTGTTGGCTCGTATCACGAACAAATGCGAAGCAGAGCAGACCAAGAAAGCCCACAAGGCGAAAGCCAAACCCAAAAAGCGAATTAAGATACCGAAACAGGTCTTCGAGAATCGAGCCGCCGTCGTTTCCTATACGGTCCAGCGGCTCACGAGCAGCCAATCGTTTGGGCGTATCCAACTCCTCAAGACGATGCACTTGGCCCAATGCCATTTGGGAATCGAAATGGGCTTCTCCTTCGAGCGATACGAAGCCGGCCCGTTCGACGCTGCGATCTATCCTCTGGAAAAAGTCGCCATCAAAGAAGACTGGTTCACCACCAAAGAACGAAAACGATACGGCGTCACCTACCACCCCGGCGAAAAGATCGACGAAATGTGCCAAAAGGCTGTCGAATTCCTTGGCGAAAAGAAGCCAGAGCTAGACCAACTCCTCGATCACATCGCCGAAATGAACACCGACGAAGCCGAGCTTTTCGCCACCGCTTATGCGGCCTGGAATGATCTTCTTCTTGATGATCGATCAGCCGACGACGATGCGATCATTGAAGAGATTTATGCCTGGCATGAGAAGAAAAAGAAGTTTACGCCAGATGTGATTCAGAAGCGGTTGGCTTGGATGCGACGGCACAAGTTTATTCCGGTTGGATTGAGACCAGGCACATCAAAGGCAACTGAATCAGAACGGAGATCCAAGTGA
- a CDS encoding class I SAM-dependent DNA methyltransferase, which yields MTNLAPQIVSKAWNFAHVLRDDGLSYMAYTEQITFLLFLKMAHEQTKPPYNRKPIVPAKYNWEQLLKKEGDELEEQYRHTLEHLGAEKGMLGEIFKKARADIQNPATLKRLIVDLIEPVAWSSMEADVKGDIYEGMLAKSAEESPKGAGQYFTPRQLIKAIVDCMELVPEDTVCDPASGTGGFLLAAHDYVAKKYGKDLDKDQKKHLRKAFVSGWELVPNTARLCIMNLYLHGVDADPPPIRSGVDALASAPSDRYSVVITNPPFGKKSSISIVNEAGDLEKEDNVYERQDFWTATKNKQLNFVQHVKSSLKIHGRCAIVVPDNVLFEGGAGETIRRNLLRQCDVHTLLRLPTGIFYAQGVKANVLFFDAKPAQEKAWTQKLWVYDLRTNMHFTLKTNPLKRTDLDEFVKCYRPGKRHLRKPTWDTEKNPEGRWRSYDYDELIKRDKVNLDIFWLRDKTIEDSDDLPEPDILAQEIADDLQMALEQFQAIADRVHE from the coding sequence TTGACTAATCTTGCCCCACAAATCGTTTCCAAGGCTTGGAACTTCGCCCACGTCCTCCGCGACGATGGCCTCTCCTACATGGCTTACACGGAGCAGATCACCTTTCTGCTCTTCCTGAAAATGGCTCACGAGCAGACAAAGCCGCCCTACAACCGGAAGCCGATCGTACCCGCTAAATACAACTGGGAGCAGTTGCTGAAGAAAGAGGGGGACGAGCTTGAGGAACAGTACCGGCACACCTTGGAGCATTTGGGTGCTGAAAAGGGGATGCTGGGAGAGATCTTCAAGAAGGCCCGGGCGGATATCCAGAACCCCGCAACCCTGAAACGGCTGATAGTGGATCTCATCGAGCCTGTCGCGTGGTCCAGCATGGAAGCCGATGTGAAGGGAGATATCTATGAGGGAATGCTTGCCAAGAGTGCTGAGGAGTCTCCCAAGGGGGCTGGGCAATACTTCACCCCTCGGCAACTGATCAAAGCGATCGTCGATTGCATGGAGCTAGTTCCCGAGGATACCGTTTGCGACCCCGCATCCGGCACAGGCGGCTTTCTGCTGGCCGCTCATGATTATGTGGCGAAGAAGTACGGGAAGGATCTCGACAAGGATCAGAAAAAGCATCTCCGCAAGGCATTCGTGAGCGGCTGGGAATTGGTTCCCAATACAGCTCGGCTGTGCATCATGAATCTCTACCTGCACGGCGTGGATGCCGATCCGCCTCCGATCCGATCTGGCGTTGATGCTCTGGCAAGTGCCCCAAGCGATCGTTACAGCGTCGTCATCACCAATCCACCGTTTGGCAAAAAGAGCAGTATCTCAATTGTCAATGAAGCGGGCGATCTGGAGAAAGAAGACAACGTTTATGAGCGTCAGGATTTCTGGACCGCGACGAAGAATAAGCAACTGAACTTTGTGCAGCATGTTAAATCGTCGCTGAAGATCCATGGCCGTTGTGCGATCGTCGTACCAGATAACGTGCTCTTTGAGGGTGGAGCCGGTGAGACGATTCGACGCAACCTCTTGCGACAGTGCGACGTTCACACGCTCTTGAGGCTTCCAACCGGGATCTTCTACGCTCAAGGTGTGAAAGCGAACGTTCTCTTTTTCGACGCGAAACCGGCTCAAGAGAAAGCCTGGACGCAGAAACTTTGGGTCTACGATCTCCGCACGAACATGCATTTCACGCTCAAAACGAATCCGCTCAAACGGACAGATCTAGACGAGTTCGTGAAATGTTACCGACCAGGCAAACGCCATCTACGCAAGCCAACCTGGGACACTGAAAAGAACCCAGAAGGACGATGGAGATCCTACGACTACGACGAACTGATCAAACGCGACAAGGTTAACCTCGACATCTTCTGGCTTCGCGACAAGACGATCGAGGACTCAGACGATCTACCTGAACCGGATATCCTGGCTCAGGAAATCGCCGATGATCTTCAGATGGCACTAGAGCAGTTCCAGGCGATTGCGGATCGAGTGCATGAGTAA
- a CDS encoding RNA-directed DNA polymerase, with protein MKPEIQATRALNAARRAHKPTYAGLRRLIGSDSGENLLNWACSVSDRKLLTRVDWRYYDFPILKEIDKRGIPSFRKYTIGSPITLLSEAKLLALMSKEPSFSFPENVYSYLWPRTERSGYNFRFYQHGYVSRNATIRELLRSNPGHVAWISDIQKFYPTIDWSLLQPKLDKRLSSTSSQPLANAISNFCNSLKGSSGAGVPIGPDIGHVLANIALDEVDGRLSELYGKSYLRYVDDIVIVCPKGEVGQVQDSVRECLLKSGLDMHVGKTDVVGADIWVEECPDMTTKGKQDTFESLVHDLSVYLALRPESQEAMSQLFTEHGFSIPFERLVSQSRYRQFHRYVFGAIKQGRFWSTLGLYLSKERDFVGRAEQLRELLLEELRGLVKAPIPGSGMRRRWFVQKIRYRLNRLLYLIPNSLYQELSQLVPIGEEFGEYEILFRSLSNDDVAPLLSYPGRIVSTFCELYQGKYPTMRSSLEVDRNDGAMAEALASLSLHFGTSTRNFSGFLAFEGGRMLLEICERSVDFSGQIEKLSYLDEMEVLMRGATQEQLSTLSRTRFSDGEALGLEGLLMGGAYGGLS; from the coding sequence TTGAAACCTGAGATCCAAGCAACCCGAGCACTTAACGCCGCGAGGCGAGCGCACAAGCCGACCTATGCCGGTCTTCGAAGGCTAATTGGTTCGGACTCTGGTGAGAACCTTCTTAATTGGGCTTGCTCAGTATCAGATCGAAAGCTTCTCACCCGCGTAGACTGGCGATACTATGATTTCCCAATACTAAAAGAGATTGATAAACGGGGAATTCCCAGTTTTCGTAAGTACACAATTGGTAGCCCAATTACCTTGCTGTCTGAGGCAAAGCTGTTGGCACTCATGTCGAAGGAGCCTTCGTTTTCATTTCCCGAAAACGTCTACAGCTACCTATGGCCTAGAACTGAGCGAAGTGGCTACAACTTTCGGTTTTATCAACACGGTTATGTCTCCAGGAATGCAACGATCCGTGAACTGCTGAGGTCAAATCCAGGGCACGTTGCATGGATAAGTGACATCCAGAAATTCTACCCGACAATAGACTGGTCACTTCTACAACCAAAACTCGATAAACGGCTTTCGAGCACTAGCTCTCAGCCTTTGGCAAATGCGATTTCAAATTTTTGCAATAGCCTTAAGGGTTCAAGCGGGGCTGGTGTTCCCATCGGCCCTGACATTGGCCACGTACTCGCCAACATCGCTTTGGATGAGGTAGATGGTCGCTTATCGGAATTGTATGGAAAGAGTTACTTAAGGTACGTAGACGACATTGTTATCGTCTGCCCCAAGGGGGAAGTGGGGCAAGTCCAGGATTCCGTTCGAGAGTGTCTTCTCAAGAGCGGACTAGATATGCATGTCGGAAAGACTGATGTCGTTGGGGCAGATATTTGGGTTGAAGAATGCCCCGATATGACAACTAAGGGGAAGCAAGACACATTTGAGTCACTAGTGCATGACTTGTCGGTTTATTTGGCGTTACGGCCCGAAAGCCAAGAGGCGATGTCTCAGTTATTTACTGAACACGGCTTCTCAATTCCGTTTGAGCGATTGGTATCGCAGTCCCGGTACAGACAATTTCATAGATACGTATTCGGTGCAATCAAGCAAGGTCGCTTTTGGAGCACGCTGGGACTCTATCTATCAAAAGAGCGAGACTTTGTCGGGCGAGCCGAGCAACTACGGGAATTGCTCCTTGAAGAGCTTAGAGGCTTGGTCAAGGCTCCAATTCCAGGGAGTGGAATGCGAAGAAGGTGGTTCGTTCAAAAGATACGCTATCGCTTGAACCGACTGCTGTACCTGATTCCGAATTCTCTTTACCAAGAACTCTCACAACTTGTTCCGATTGGTGAGGAGTTCGGAGAATATGAAATCCTCTTTCGTTCGCTTAGCAATGATGATGTCGCCCCTCTGCTTAGTTATCCAGGCCGAATTGTTTCGACGTTCTGTGAATTGTATCAGGGTAAATACCCAACAATGCGAAGCAGTTTGGAAGTCGATCGGAATGATGGGGCAATGGCTGAGGCATTGGCTTCCTTGTCTTTGCATTTTGGGACGAGTACAAGGAACTTTAGTGGTTTCCTGGCTTTTGAAGGGGGACGCATGCTCCTAGAAATATGCGAAAGATCAGTAGACTTTAGTGGTCAGATCGAGAAACTTTCATATCTAGACGAAATGGAGGTTTTGATGCGGGGTGCGACACAAGAGCAGCTTTCCACTCTCTCTCGCACAAGATTCTCAGACGGAGAAGCACTAGGACTGGAAGGATTGTTGATGGGCGGAGCATATGGTGGGCTTAGCTAG
- a CDS encoding recombinase family protein produces MTIRKNDRKKVSSRRWIENSHPGYRLRHWKNAPGKPSDYLTHLDDIPPSRPIVLICRVSGRYQDWRNNLAPQVWDAKRRIAKRGHKIIRVIEEVGSGWILTHEGRPKLKKAVKIAKRHNAVIVFYDTDRALRNIDYCHDNDAMPTICEFEKFLKLAKGVQIATILHPDLPRKGKGGIRSHEIKRAQKYKNKKGGRPPKTKQLTKSQRRQQLLEQALDLHSSWVSYRDISAELGVPVMTLHGWVRKYWNAYAQKLYGT; encoded by the coding sequence GTGACTATTAGAAAAAATGACCGCAAGAAAGTGAGCAGCCGAAGATGGATAGAAAACAGTCATCCAGGATACCGTTTACGGCACTGGAAGAATGCCCCTGGGAAGCCATCTGACTATCTGACGCACCTGGACGATATCCCGCCGAGTCGCCCTATCGTTCTGATCTGCCGTGTATCTGGTAGGTATCAAGACTGGCGAAACAATCTGGCACCTCAGGTTTGGGACGCGAAACGACGAATAGCCAAGCGTGGCCACAAAATCATCAGGGTCATAGAGGAAGTCGGTTCCGGTTGGATTCTCACGCATGAAGGTCGTCCCAAACTGAAGAAAGCGGTGAAAATCGCGAAGCGTCACAATGCCGTGATCGTGTTTTATGATACAGACCGTGCACTCAGAAACATCGACTACTGCCACGACAATGACGCCATGCCGACTATTTGCGAGTTTGAAAAGTTTCTGAAGCTTGCCAAGGGTGTCCAGATTGCGACAATTCTTCATCCTGATCTGCCGCGAAAAGGCAAGGGCGGAATCAGGAGTCATGAGATCAAGAGGGCACAGAAATATAAGAACAAGAAAGGGGGACGACCACCCAAGACTAAACAATTGACTAAATCGCAACGTCGACAACAGTTGCTTGAACAAGCTCTCGACCTTCACAGTAGTTGGGTATCGTATCGCGATATCTCTGCGGAACTCGGCGTCCCTGTTATGACGCTTCACGGTTGGGTTCGGAAGTACTGGAATGCCTACGCTCAAAAGCTGTACGGAACCTAG
- a CDS encoding secondary thiamine-phosphate synthase enzyme YjbQ, with translation MKSVTKELWMDVPKRRAIISIHREIEELVAESGIQEGLILVNAMHITASVFINDNESGLHADYDRWLEELVPFDPGTDPDSGGYLHNRTGEDNADAHHKRQIMGREVVVAITKGKLHLGPWEHIFYYEFDGRRRKRILAKIIGE, from the coding sequence ATGAAGTCGGTCACGAAAGAGTTGTGGATGGACGTTCCCAAGCGGAGAGCCATCATTTCGATCCATCGCGAAATCGAGGAACTCGTCGCGGAAAGTGGAATTCAAGAAGGCCTGATACTTGTGAACGCAATGCACATCACGGCGAGCGTATTCATCAACGACAACGAGTCTGGCCTCCATGCTGACTACGATCGTTGGCTGGAGGAACTTGTGCCGTTCGATCCCGGCACTGATCCTGATTCCGGCGGATATCTCCACAATCGAACTGGTGAAGATAACGCCGATGCTCACCACAAGCGGCAGATCATGGGCCGAGAAGTGGTGGTTGCGATTACCAAGGGCAAGCTTCATCTTGGCCCCTGGGAGCACATCTTCTACTACGAATTCGATGGCCGTCGGAGAAAGCGAATTCTTGCTAAGATTATTGGGGAGTAG